Sequence from the Paenibacillus riograndensis SBR5 genome:
TATCCTTAAATGCTCCCTTATGGGATTTCACATCGGTGTAGATTAGGTAGAACAGGCCGTCATCATAAGTCAGGCAGGGCGCCCATACCCCGTCAGAGTCGCCGTTCCCCTGCATGTTCAGCTGCGATATCCGGTCCAGCGGCCGCTTTAGTAGTCTCCAGTGGACGAGATCCCTGGAATGGTGAATCTGCACCCCGGGAAACCACTCAAAGGTTGAAGTAGCAATATAATAATCATCCCCTGCACGGACAATCGAAGGGTCCGGGTTAAAACCGCGCAGAACGGGATTAACAATAGTGTTCATCCTTAAAACCTCCTTCTCTTCAGCCCTCGTTAATGATATTTAGCTGCCGGACACCGGAGTAATGATCACAGGACCGATAAGCCCGCTTGGTTCCTGCTGGGAGAAGGAGGACAGGAAATCCCGCTGGTCTTTAGCGAGCGTGTTCGTAACCTCAATAACCAGGCGGTTGGTTCCTTTCCTGATTGTGCCCGTTACTTCCATCCGGTACGGCGGGCAGAGGTTTAAGCCTGCATGTTGACCGTTAATCCACACTTCTGCCGTTTCATAGACTTCACCCAGATCAAGCAGTACCTTGTCACAGGAATGATTCCATTCAAATTCCGTTTCATAACGGAAAGTGCCGGAAAAGCCCGGCAATACATCCCGCCCGCTCATATTTTTCAAAGAGGTTAATTGTCCCCGCGCTTCGAAATTAGGGTAGTGATCCGCATCTGCAATGGAGACCGTCCATTCTCCTTTTAATTCCAGTCCGATTCCGTCTGCAATCCACTGCAGCCCGGCAGGATAATCTGTAAGCGCAGTACCATGGAGCAGCAAGACAGATTCATACGGATGAAGCATAAGCTCCACCACTTCCGCACCGGACTCCCCAATTGTTTCCTTTCTGGTCACTCTGTTAAGGAAGGCGTCATATGCATACACATCCCCCTCAAGCGGCAAAGCAACTTTCGTAGTAATGATTTGATTAGGGCTTTCATTGAAAAACATAAACACCTCTGCATCTTCATGAACATAGTGATAATTCCGCAGATGCGGCTCGTACCCGTCCACTTTGACCTCATAATAGCCGTCTGCAGTCAGATCCTGCGCCAGCCTGTCTAATCCGCTTGTCTTCACATTCGGATGCACCGAAAGCGACAATAACGCCCCGGAGACATCGATGCCTTCACTTGAGCGCTTGGGTAGTCCGTTAACAAACCGGACGGGCAAACCTTGCTCGGCGAACTGGAGCAGCCGCTGTAACGTTGCCGCCGGTAGTGCTTCCGCGTAGGGCACAATCAGGCAACTGTAATCCTCGCGGTTAACCTGCAGCTTGTTGTCCTTGACACTTGCCGCTTCCAGAAGAATATCAACGGGAAGTACTTCACAGTCGATCTGATGCTGCATCAATGCCTTTACAGGTTTATGAAAATACATCGATTCCCCGGACCACTCGGCTTCAGCGTGGTACAGAACAGCTGCGGTCGCCACATGTCTTCCGCCTGAAATCAGATGACTGATCCGGTTGATATATCGGTTTAAATAGCCATAGTAGCGGTACTGCGGATTTTTCCCGCCCGCATACATATGCGGTGGACAGTCTGGGTCCGGAAACCCCTTTTGGGTAAAGGCATGCGGGACAAAATGGTTCACACCGCGAACAAGCATATGGTCTGTAAGCCACTTCATCAGCTTTAACCCTTCCGCCCAGCCATAGGCCCCATACACTTCGCACATTGTCCTGCCTTGTTTTTTCGGATCAATGTGTCCGAGCGACACACCAAGCTTAGCTAGGCCATAGTGGTAGAATTCACTATCCGTCTCTCCCCCTGTTGGCTGGCGGAAAGATAATTGATCAAAACCAGGAACAATTTGCCACAGCACCACATCAAGGCCGGACATATCTTGTCCCCAGAGTGAGCGGAAGAAGTGCCCGGCACCAGAGCCGAGTCTTGCATGCACGTTGTTGTCCTCAAGTACATGTCCGATGTATTCTACCCCGCGGGCTCTGCACCACTCTCCGATTTGATTGCAGAAGTTTTCCGCATAAAGCTTGCTGACGATATTCATATAGGTATACCGGATAAGGTCCGACTGTTCCCCTGTATCATGCCAGAGGAGGGGCAGGTGCTTACGGTAGTCCCCCCCCAGGGCCTGTTCAAGCAAGACAGGCATTTCGCTGCTCCACGGAAGTGATACTCCTGCTTTGCCGGGCCTGGAATTGAAGTCAAACGTCGTCGTATCATTATAAAATCCGGGCTCGTCGGAGAAGAAGCCGGCAAAGGTATGCCCGAAATCTGCTTTGTAGCGGTCATAGACGGCCTCATAAACGGTATCGAGCAGAATACTGACGGAATTACGGTCCAGCGGGTTCAGATAATTCTCCTGCTTCTCGCTGCCGCCCTGCTTATCCTCCGAAATCACAAATACCCGCCAATACCCTTCCGGGATGTCCCAGTACAGGACACCTTCATGTACGAGTTCAGTGAGGTCAACGGATTCACCAAGCAGTGCTCCACTGGATGGATCGCGGCGGACCGCAGTAACGGAGACCAGCTTGTTTTTGCCGCTTGCATTGTCTTTCAAGGAGATGGTCGGCCGGAGTCCGGTCATCAGCAGGGTGTCCACCAGCAGGGAGGTCCCTTGGGCGGGACCAATGGTATCGATGTAGCGTTCGCCCAGAAAGCTGCGGTGAAGCTCTTCAGGTGCCTCCTTCACCTTCCCTGCCGCATGTCCCGTCGGAAAATGATCGTCATCAAGCAGCCATACCTTCATCCCGCGCTTCCGGGCTTCATCCATAATAATATCCATATCCAGCCACCACTTCGGCCCGAGAAAATCAGGATGAGGCCGGGCCTCTATGCATACCGCCCCGATTCCGGATTCATGGACACGGGCCATCTCTTCCCGGATCACCGCTTCTTCCTCCCCATGCTGCCAGAGAAAAGGAAGAATATAATTGTGTTCCCGGCCTTGCAGCACTTCCGTTACACGACTGCTCATAATTACCTCCTGTATAAGCTGATTCTTATCTGGACCGGGCGGATGATCATACGATTACTGCTGCACTTTGTCGTACCATTCTCTGGCGCGCTTCGTAACCTCTTCGCCTCCCGATTTATTCCATTTCTCTACAAACTCATCAAATTTCTCGATCGGATACTGCCCGATGATAATCTTGGAGGCATATTCGGCGTAAAGCGTCCGGTTATTAATGTCCGGGTAGCCGTCATATACACTGGCCGGCATCCCGTCACCGGCAATAACTTTGGCATACTGCTGGGCCTCCTGCATATTCCGGATAACCTGATCAATGGCCCACTTGCTGTCTTCCGAGACCGTACTGTTGAAGAGATCTATTGTGAAATCCAGTGTCGATACGCTTGTTGCCGGATTGAGAATCTGGTTCTCTTGCGTGCTCTTGTCATCCGGAAGCTTGACGGCTTTGCCGTCCTTCATCGTATAGTGCATTCCTTCCACACCGAGGAACAGATCTTTCCAATTGCTCTTATCGTACATATTGTTAAGCAGCTTAAGCGTAGCCATCAGCTTCTCTTCATCCTTATTGTTTTTGACGACCCAAAGAGGGGAGGCGATTTTTTTCATCGTGTAGAAGCCCTTATAGCCTTCAACCTCAGGTATAGGCAGGACGGAAAATTCGGCCTTTACGCCTGTGTTCTTATACAGATTTTCGAAAATCAGATTGCCCTGCTCTACCCAGTGGAAGTAATTCCCTACCTTATCCGACTGAATTTTCCCGTCCCACTTATCCTTACTGTTCAAAAGCGACTCTTTATCAATTAACCCTTCCTTATACAGCTTGGAGATGAACTCCAGGGCTGCCTTCATATTCGGAGTTACTGCGGAATAAGTCAGCTCGCCATCATAAATGTCCCATTCCGGATAGCCTTCGAACATCGCCACACCATACATGGCGAACAGATGGTCCATCCAGCGCGCCTGCTCGCGGCCGCCGGTTGGAATCTCATCCTTCTGGCCGTTGCCGTTAGGGTCCTGATCGCGGAAAGCTTCAAGCACCTTTACATATTCATCTTGGGTTTTAGGCATTGACAGTCCCAGCTTATCCAGCCAATCC
This genomic interval carries:
- a CDS encoding type 2 periplasmic-binding domain-containing protein codes for the protein MKIKKMGLLLAASTLAITAVTGCSGNKNNAEGLAAENQNQASGGDKVIDLEVWGTNIGYQPVTKGSKLYELYKEKLGVGVINPYVEWNGGTNYLNQLNLKIAANEMPDLFVPQQGLEDSLAKNGAIADLTELIPEYAPNVWAAIPEDIWKVVKANDPTGQGKIYYIPNVVEYGRYAGLIRQDWLDKLGLSMPKTQDEYVKVLEAFRDQDPNGNGQKDEIPTGGREQARWMDHLFAMYGVAMFEGYPEWDIYDGELTYSAVTPNMKAALEFISKLYKEGLIDKESLLNSKDKWDGKIQSDKVGNYFHWVEQGNLIFENLYKNTGVKAEFSVLPIPEVEGYKGFYTMKKIASPLWVVKNNKDEEKLMATLKLLNNMYDKSNWKDLFLGVEGMHYTMKDGKAVKLPDDKSTQENQILNPATSVSTLDFTIDLFNSTVSEDSKWAIDQVIRNMQEAQQYAKVIAGDGMPASVYDGYPDINNRTLYAEYASKIIIGQYPIEKFDEFVEKWNKSGGEEVTKRAREWYDKVQQ
- a CDS encoding glycosylhydrolase-like jelly roll fold domain-containing protein gives rise to the protein MSSRVTEVLQGREHNYILPFLWQHGEEEAVIREEMARVHESGIGAVCIEARPHPDFLGPKWWLDMDIIMDEARKRGMKVWLLDDDHFPTGHAAGKVKEAPEELHRSFLGERYIDTIGPAQGTSLLVDTLLMTGLRPTISLKDNASGKNKLVSVTAVRRDPSSGALLGESVDLTELVHEGVLYWDIPEGYWRVFVISEDKQGGSEKQENYLNPLDRNSVSILLDTVYEAVYDRYKADFGHTFAGFFSDEPGFYNDTTTFDFNSRPGKAGVSLPWSSEMPVLLEQALGGDYRKHLPLLWHDTGEQSDLIRYTYMNIVSKLYAENFCNQIGEWCRARGVEYIGHVLEDNNVHARLGSGAGHFFRSLWGQDMSGLDVVLWQIVPGFDQLSFRQPTGGETDSEFYHYGLAKLGVSLGHIDPKKQGRTMCEVYGAYGWAEGLKLMKWLTDHMLVRGVNHFVPHAFTQKGFPDPDCPPHMYAGGKNPQYRYYGYLNRYINRISHLISGGRHVATAAVLYHAEAEWSGESMYFHKPVKALMQHQIDCEVLPVDILLEAASVKDNKLQVNREDYSCLIVPYAEALPAATLQRLLQFAEQGLPVRFVNGLPKRSSEGIDVSGALLSLSVHPNVKTSGLDRLAQDLTADGYYEVKVDGYEPHLRNYHYVHEDAEVFMFFNESPNQIITTKVALPLEGDVYAYDAFLNRVTRKETIGESGAEVVELMLHPYESVLLLHGTALTDYPAGLQWIADGIGLELKGEWTVSIADADHYPNFEARGQLTSLKNMSGRDVLPGFSGTFRYETEFEWNHSCDKVLLDLGEVYETAEVWINGQHAGLNLCPPYRMEVTGTIRKGTNRLVIEVTNTLAKDQRDFLSSFSQQEPSGLIGPVIITPVSGS